A single region of the Sus scrofa isolate TJ Tabasco breed Duroc chromosome 17, Sscrofa11.1, whole genome shotgun sequence genome encodes:
- the WFDC10AL gene encoding WAP four-disulfide core domain protein 10A — protein MKWWGLQWLMLSCLAILPASGNWQERISASLEALTQSKLIPGMKPCKTIPTKEQCTYFCDLPRACPTGLLCCSASCGNVCMPPKGHGNRRSSHKISNFLFTAEPIKQQ, from the exons ATGAAGTGGTGGGGTCTCCAGTGGCTGATGCTCTCCTGCCTGGCCATCCTGCCAGCTTCAGGAAACTGGCAAGAAAGAATCAGTGCTTCTCTTGAAGCTCTAACTCAGA GTAAACTAATACCGGGAATGAAACCCTGCAAAACGATTCCCACCAAGGAGCAGTGTACCTATTTCTGCGATCTTCCCAGAGCGTGTCCGACGGGTCTTCTCTGCTGCAGTGCCTCCTGTGGAAATGTCTGCATGCCTCCCAAGGGACATG GGAACCGCCGTTCAAGCCACAAAATCAGCAACTTCCTGTTTACGGCTGAGCCCATAAAGCAGCAGTGA
- the WFDC9 gene encoding protein WFDC9 isoform X2: protein MSKKIQDFWVTPRSPSFPRKERPDKRAVGPLLQTLHSDTFTAELRDVEQCWVQPPSLKYCVKRCTFSQTCSFPNHTCCWTFCGYICLDNEEPLKFMLKP from the exons ATGTCAAAGAAAATTCAGGACTTCTGG GTCACCCCCAGATCCCCCAGCTTCCCAAGGAAGGAGAGACCAGATAAGAGAGCTGTGGGCCCGCTGCTGCAGACACTCCACTCAGACACCTTCACAG CTGAACTAAGAGATGTTGAGCAGTGCTGGGTGCAGCCTCCATCATTAAAGTATTGTGTAAAAAGGTGCACTTTCTCGCAGACATGTTCCTTCCCAAATCACACGTGCTGCTGGACCTTCTGTGGATACATCTGCTTGGACAATGA AGAACCCTTAAAATTCATGCTAAAACCCTAG
- the WFDC9 gene encoding protein WFDC9 isoform X1, producing MKMYQPKVSLETRVESVAGGQNFHPGTQSSSLLSRSYCSCQRKFRTSGWVTPRSPSFPRKERPDKRAVGPLLQTLHSDTFTAELRDVEQCWVQPPSLKYCVKRCTFSQTCSFPNHTCCWTFCGYICLDNEEPLKFMLKP from the exons ATGAAGATGTATCAACCTAAAGTCAGTCTGGAGACTCGAGTTGAGTCAGTTGCCGGTGGCCAGAACTTCCACCCAGGAACACAAAGTTCCTCCTTGCTTAGCAGGAGCTACTGCTCATGTCAAAGAAAATTCAGGACTTCTGGGTGG GTCACCCCCAGATCCCCCAGCTTCCCAAGGAAGGAGAGACCAGATAAGAGAGCTGTGGGCCCGCTGCTGCAGACACTCCACTCAGACACCTTCACAG CTGAACTAAGAGATGTTGAGCAGTGCTGGGTGCAGCCTCCATCATTAAAGTATTGTGTAAAAAGGTGCACTTTCTCGCAGACATGTTCCTTCCCAAATCACACGTGCTGCTGGACCTTCTGTGGATACATCTGCTTGGACAATGA AGAACCCTTAAAATTCATGCTAAAACCCTAG
- the WFDC9 gene encoding protein WFDC9 isoform X3 → MKPWLLLLIMLVYEVVMLPVLGGFRFKPFPELRDVEQCWVQPPSLKYCVKRCTFSQTCSFPNHTCCWTFCGYICLDNEEPLKFMLKP, encoded by the exons ATGAAGCCCTGGCTTCTCCTGCTCATCATGCTCGTCTACGAGGTTGTGATGCTGCCTGTGTTGGGAGGCTTCAGGTTCAAACCTTTCC CTGAACTAAGAGATGTTGAGCAGTGCTGGGTGCAGCCTCCATCATTAAAGTATTGTGTAAAAAGGTGCACTTTCTCGCAGACATGTTCCTTCCCAAATCACACGTGCTGCTGGACCTTCTGTGGATACATCTGCTTGGACAATGA AGAACCCTTAAAATTCATGCTAAAACCCTAG
- the LOC100621271 gene encoding WAP four-disulfide core domain protein 10A — translation MQSQALLPILLLCVLLLQIQGGPHIKKKPTMQLSPEINPCEKRPKVYLCRHPCTHHQECQANNICCSTFCGNVCMSLL, via the exons ATGCAATCCCAGGCTCTGCTGCCCATCCTGCTTCTCTGTGTTCTGCTGCTGCAGATCCAGGGAGGGCCCCATATCAAGAAGAAGCCGA CCATGCAGCTGTCCCCAGAAATCAATCCGTGTGAGAAGAGACCCAAAGTATACCTGTGCAGGCACCCCTGCACACATCATCAAGAGTGTCAAGCAAATAATATATGCTGTTCGACCTTCTGCGGGAACGTGTGCATGAGCCTCCTGTGA